Part of the Sulfurihydrogenibium sp. genome, TTTGTTTCTTCTGTACAGCTTATGGAATAAACCGCATTAGGGATGTTTCTTTTAAGGGGCTCACCTTTAGCAAGACCTATGTACAAACATACAGATAGTTCCTGGGGACATTCACACTGGATGGGTTTTCTTAGATCAATAACATGTATTATCTTGGTAGCAATAACCTTTCTGGAACTTTCCCTTTCGTTATAATACGGGAAGAAGAAAAATCCGGAGAGGACCCTAAAAATTAGAGCAAGTCCTATGGTTGTATAAAAGATCTTCTTGTAGTTGGCATTTTCCAACGCACGACTAATGTAATAGGAAAATACTATGGCAAGCAATGGATAAAGGGATAAAATGTATCTGCCAGCAGAGTTGGAGATAAGATAAGGTAGATAATTTACGAAAAATATGAGAAACAACTTTTTCAGTGGGTGAGGAAACTCCAATTTGTTGTGTTTTAAAAGAAGATTATATAGCAATAAGAAAGAGTAGGCTGTTAGGAAGTGTATCTTTGAATGTAAGTAAAGGAAAGGTGATCACATGAAGCAATCTTGAAAAGTTACCATCTGATACCCTACTAAAGCTTTCGTAAAAGAGCGTTTTTAGGTAAATAGCTGGATCATGGATGTTTAAGATCCAAAAAGTTGGCAGAAGAAGACTTACTAAGTGAGAAAGCATGGCTTTTTTGCTAAAAATCATGCCAAAATCCTTTCTATACAGACCTAAAGCTAACAGAGTAAATCCGTAAAAGGCATAAGAAGGTAAGCCTTTTGTAAGTGCACCCAAACCCGTCAAAAAGCCAGTGGCCAAAACCCAGAATATGCTACCTTTTTCGGACCACATATAGGCGCACACCATAAGGGAAAAGACAAAAAAGGTAAAGGTCATATCTATCTCCGCAAGATATCCATAAAAGAAAAGGACATTTCCAAAGGTTATAAAGACAAGCGCTGAAAGAAGTGATAGCTTTAAGTTTTTAAAGAGATACTGAGTAAAAATCACCAAAAGAAGAGAACATAGCACAAGAAAAGTAAGACTTACAGCCCTACCAGTGATCTCGCTCCATCCTAAAAACTGCGAGTATAGTATTATAAGCCAATTAAATAGAGGAGGCTTATTGTAATAGGGCTCTCCCAAAAGATAAGGTTGTGCATAATTAGAACTTTTAAACATTTCGTAAGCTATTACATTTCTCAAAGATTCTTCGTTTCTAAACTGGTAGGTATCTAAGTTGGGTAGAAAAGACAATAAAGCTCCTAAAATAAGAAAGATAATAAGTCTCATATACCTCGCCTCGCTTCAATTACAGCACTGTCAAGCTCTACCACATGCTGCTATAATGAATTTTAACTCAAACTTGTTAGCACAAAATCTAAGATTATCTATCTCCCATCTCTACGTATTTTTAGAACAGCCTCAGGGGGTGTAAGTGGTACCTTAAAATTTATATAACTTTCAATTGAAAAATAAAACATCCCATCTAGATTAAGAGATAAAATAGTGTTTATTCAAATAAGAATTTATTTTTAGCTTCTATATTTTCTGGAACATCTTTTAGAGAAACTCTTATTCTACCTTGCTCGTCAATTTCTGAAACTTTAACTTTTAAAACATCTCCTACTTTAATTACATCCTTTGCAGATTTTAATTTTTCTGGGGTGATTTGCGATACATGCAATAATGATAATCTACCAGGCATTAATTCTACAAATGCACCATAATCTTCAACCCTTGTAACTTTACCTAAATATACTTCTCCAACCTCTATATCCATTATAAGCTGATTTATCATATCGACAGCTTTTTCTGCAGCTGTTTTGCTTGTTGCATATATCTTTACGAGACCAGTTGGGTCTAAGTCAATCTTAACGCCTGTTTCCTCTATTATCTTCTTAATATTTTTACCTGCTGGACCTATAATTACGCTTATTTTTTCTGGAAGTACTCTAAGAGTTGTTACTGTTGGTGCATATGGAGATAACTCTTTTCGTGGCTCCGGTATAGCCTGATACATAAGGTCAAGTATATAGTTTCTTCCTACTCTTGCTTGCTCTAATGCTTTCTGTAAAATTTCTTTTGTTAAACCTTTTACTTTAATGTCCATTTGTATAGAAGTTACACCATCTCTTGTTCCGGCAACTTTAAAGTCCATATCGCCAAGA contains:
- a CDS encoding phospholipid carrier-dependent glycosyltransferase, producing MRLIIFLILGALLSFLPNLDTYQFRNEESLRNVIAYEMFKSSNYAQPYLLGEPYYNKPPLFNWLIILYSQFLGWSEITGRAVSLTFLVLCSLLLVIFTQYLFKNLKLSLLSALVFITFGNVLFFYGYLAEIDMTFTFFVFSLMVCAYMWSEKGSIFWVLATGFLTGLGALTKGLPSYAFYGFTLLALGLYRKDFGMIFSKKAMLSHLVSLLLPTFWILNIHDPAIYLKTLFYESFSRVSDGNFSRLLHVITFPLLTFKDTLPNSLLFLIAI